The nucleotide window GCGGTGCTTTAACGCATTTGTAGCCCAGTCCACAACTGAAATCACTGCTGCACTCTTTACTACTTTGACTATAAACATCCTGCAAATCTCCAGATTTGTAAGAACTGCCTATGCCAGATGGATTAGTGCTATAGTTATATCTATCTAATGCAGGAAGGCCATTGGACTGTCCAAAGCTTGATATCCCCGGTGTGCTGTTCGGCTTCTGGCATCGTAATTTGTATTGCGCTATTGCCTGATACCTTGCCATTATATCCCCATAGAAACCTTGACCAAGACGTATTTTTTGGCTAAACAACTGTTGTTCAAGACTTTCACACTCAGTGTCGTTACCAAGGGCATTCTGTGCATCAGTCGGATTTCCATATTTAGTCAAATCGGCATCTGAATATGCCGCAATAGTAGAATTTTCACTCTGGGCCGGTTGCTGAGCCAAAGGCTGAATACGATTAGAGGTTTGTTTTTTAATAACACCCTCTTTGATTACAGACCCCGCCATCGGCAGATCATCAATTTTGTTTCCCGCATGTAACCAGCTGTTGCTCCAAAGATCGACAATCTCATTTACAAGTAAGTTATAAAATAATTTCATTCTCTCGGTTTCAGTCTTACCCTCAAACTTCATTGCATGCTCAGCAAAATCGCTATTGGTCAGCTTTGAATAATTGGGCTGCTCATCATAGCCATCATAGATCAGAGCTGCTTCCTTAATTATGCGTACTGCATCACATGAATCGTATGTTCTGATTGGCAAATACTTCAAGAAAGGGTAGATCGTAATGCCGGTTAGCATCCGCTCAAGATAATCATTTCTCTTAGGATCTTGCTCCCTTAGAGTTTCGGTAAGATTCTTAAAATAGTCTTCATAACTTAATCTATCATTTTTCGACTGAGCATGAACCGTCTGAATGCTATCGAGCATTTCACCTTCAAGAGGCTTAATGATAGTTCTGAACCCACTTGGCGATATATTAATGGCATCTGTTATGGCTCGTTTGTGTAAAGCCTTTACGCAGTTAGAAGAGGCAGCATAGGAGTTAGACAAGCCGAATAAAAGTAAACATAGTAGTGATATTAGATTAATTACCGCTCTTTTCGTCTCCATCTATCCCCCCCGCTTTATCCTAAGATCAGCGCTCGATAGCTTCTTGACGTTAATATTATCATCTATGAGGTTCATTTTGGAAATGAACCTCATAGAGAAGTTATAAAAATTCGCTTTTTGATTCCTGCCTTTATGGGGCCGTTTAGAGCCACTCAATAAGCATGAGCGGTTGGCGACACCTGAGCCTGCTGGCAATTCAATGAAAACTCCAGGATAGTATTTGAACTCGGGCGGTTCATAGCTGCCAATTTGGCACAGTCACAGTCGCGAGATTCCCGATTGGTTTTTTCTTTATTTCAATTGCGATGAGATTATTCTCATCATGGCCACGCTTGTGTATGACTATGTCGGGAAAAATACGCCGCCTACCACCTTCAAGTCCTTTTCACAGAAGGATTCCACTCCACAAGGGAGTGCAAGCGGACGCGCCGGAATAACGAAGCATAGGACAATACTTCTGCATCTTTCAATAGCTGCCTAAGCGTCGCGGTGATATTCCTGTATCGACTTGATATTGATCTTCTTTTTCTGGAGCTGTTCGATCGCAGTAACGACTGCCTTTGCCCCTGAGACAGTGGTGGTGTAGGGCACACCATACTGGAGCGCACTTCGTCTGATCGACATGGAGTCCATCTTTGCCTGCGCCCCGCTTACCGTGTTTATGACAAAGACGACCTCTTTGTTCTTTATGAGATCAACGATATGAGGCCTGCCTTCGGTCACTTTATTGATCACCTCAACATCGTGCCCCTTTTCGTTAAGGAACTTAGCCGTGCCTTTGGTTGCAACGACCGTGAAACCTGCGGCATAGAGTCTGGTCACAAGGTCACAGATGCCGGGCTTGTCTTTGTCCCTGATGCTGATCACGATCTTGCCGGAAAGCGGGAGCTTGTTGTTGCTCGCTGCCTGGGCCTTTGCGTAAGCCCTGCCAAAGTCATTGTCTATGCCCATAACCTCGCCGGTTGACTTCATCTCCGGCCCGAGTATGGTGTCAACACCGGGGAACTTATCAAAGGGAAATACAGCCTCTTTTACCGCAACATGTTTTATCTGCACCTCGGTTGTTATGCCGAGTTCTTTCAGGGTCTTGCCGGTCATCACCTTTGCTGCGAGCTTTGCAAGCGGAACGCCGGTTGCCTTTGAGACGAACGGCACGGTCCTTGAACCGCGAGGATTCACTTCAAGGATATAGATCTCATCCTTTTTCACGGCGAACTGCACATTCATAAGGCCGATGACGCCAAGGTCAAGTGCAAGCTCTTTTGATTGTCTCTTTATCTCATCGATGATCTCTTTGCTCAGGGAATAAGGCGGCAATGAGCAGGCAGAGTCTCCTGAGTGGATGCCTGCTTCTTCAATATGCTCCATGACGCCGCCGATGATGACGTCCTTGCCGTCAGAGAGCGCGTCAACATCAACTTCTATGGCATCGTCGAGATATTTATCAACAAGGATCGGGTGCTCAGGCGATGCCTTGACCGTGCGCGCCATATAGTTCCTGATAGAGTCTTCGTCATACACGATCTCCATGGCCCTGCCGCCCAGAACATAGGACGGCCTCACCATGACCGGGTACCCTATGATATTTGCAGCAGCCACTGCCTCTTCGACCGACATGACCGTGTCGCTCTCCGGCTGTTTCAGGTTCAGCTTGTGCAGGAGCGTCTTAAAGCGCTTTCTATCTTCAGCCCTGTCGATCGCATCCGGAGATGTGCCTAATATCTTTATACCCTCTCTTTCAAGGGGCACGGCAAGCTTGAGCGGCGTCTGGCCTCCGAACTGTACGATCACGCCGATCGGTTTTTCCGCATCAATGATATTGAGCACGTCCTCGATCGTAAGCGGCTCAAAATAAAGCCTGTCTGCGGTGTCATAGTCTGTGCTGACAGTCTCAGGATTACAGTTCACCATGATCGTTTCGTATCCGAGCTCCCTGAGCGCGTACACGGCATGCACGCAGCAATAGTCAAATTCTATTCCCTGTCCGATCCTGTTCGGGCCGGAACCGAGGATAACGATCTTCTGTTTGTCTGTAGGCGCGGCCTCTGAATCAAAAAAGCTTGCAGGCTTGCCAGTCTGCAGGCTATCCAGCCTGTAAAACGGTCGTTCATAGGTTGAATACAGATACGGCGTATATGCGGCAAATTCTGCAGCGCAGGTGTCGACCATTTTATACACAGGCCTAATGTTATTATCTCTTCTGAAGTTCCTGATCTCAGCCTCCTGCAGTCCGAGGAGCTGCCCCAGTCTTCTATCAGAAAAACCATACTCCTTCGCCTGCCGCACAAGGTCTGCCTTTGCTGATAGCTGACCGCTGATAGCTGACCGCTTTATCTCTTCTTCCATCTCAATGATCTCTCTCAGATTGTTCAGGAACCAGGGGTCGATCATCGAATGCTCGTAGATCTCCTGAACGGTCATGCCTGTGCGCAGGGCCTGTGCAACATACCACATGCGCTCGGCGCTCGGGATCTTCAGTTTTTTCTTGATCTTCTCGAAATCCCCGGCAACTTCTTCAAGGCCGTAGCTGCCGTTTTCGAGGCTCCGCAGGGCCTTCTGGAGGGACTCCTTAAAAGTCCTGCCTATGGACATCGCCTCTCCGACTGACTTCATCTGCGTGGTCAGCAGCGGATCAGCCTCGGGGAACTTTTCAAAGGCAAACCGTGGGAACTTTGTGACCACATAGTCAATGGTCGGTTCAAAGGATGCAGGGGTTTCGCGTGTGATATCGTTCCTGATCTCATCAAGCGTGAGCCCAACTGCCAACTTTGCCGCTATCTTGGCAATCGGGAAGCCGGTTGCCTTGGACGCAAGCGCAGAACTGCGTGAGACCCGGGGATTCATTTCTATGATGATCATGCGGCCTGTCTCCGGATTGAGCGCAAACTGGATATTCGAGCCGCCGGTGTCAACACCGATCTCGCGGATGATCGCGATCGAGGCGTCACGCATGCGCTGATACTCCTTGTCCGTTAGCGTCTGGGCTGGGGCCACGGTTATCGAATCGCCGGTATGCACACCCATGGGATCAAAGTTCTCGATCGAGCAGATGATGACCACATTGTCCTTTGTGTCGCGCATCACCTCGAGTTCGTATTCTTTCCATCCGAGGCACGATTCTTCAACCAATATCTGACTCACCGGGCTGAGCTTAAGCCCTTTGTCGAGCAGCTCTGCATACTCCTCGATGTTGTACGCAATGCCTCCGCCTGTGCCGCCGAGCGTAAAGGCAGGACGCATGATCGCAGGGAATCCGATCTGGTCGATCGCATCGAGTCCTTGCTTCAGTGTCGAGACGGTCGAACTCTTCGGAAGGTCAAGGCCGATCTTGAGCATGGCCTGTTTGAACAGCTCTCTGTCTTCAGCCTTTTTGATCGCATGAAGTTTTGCGCCGATAAGTTCTACCTTATATTTATCAAGAATGCCGCCTTCTGCAAGTTTTACTGCAAGGTTGAGCGCGGTCTGGCCGCCCATGGTCGGAAGAATGGCATCAGGCCGTTCTTTTTCGATGATCATTTCGAGGACCTCGACGGTCAGCGGCTCGATATAGGTAACATCAGCGGTCTCAGGGTCTGTCATGATCGTGGCAGGATTGGAGTTGACGAGAACCACCTGATATCCTTCGTCACGCAGGGCCTTGCATGCCTGGGTGCCGGAATAGTCAAACTCGCATGCCTGGCCGATCACGATCGGCCCTGAACCGATGAGCAGTATCTTCCTGATGTCTTCTCTCTTGGGCACAATTACCTCTCAGATACTAATAAGTTCATAGGTAAGCTGACACAGTTCAAAAATCTCCCCTCACCCCTCTTTACCAAAGAGGGGCATGATACCTCCCTTTGACAAAGGGAGGATAGGAGGGATTTTCCAGTCGATGTCTTCATGCTTTTGAACTCCTTAGCATATACATTAGATTTTCAGAAATTCCTTTATCTCGTCATACACAGAGATCACGTCCTGCATGCTGCGCTCTGCAAATATTGTTCTGTCTGTTCCGTCAGCACGTTTGAGCTTGAGCGAGTAGAAGACCGTTTCTTCGCCGAACCCGGGTATCGCCGCATTGTGCTGCGCCGAGATCTTCTGAACAAATTCCACACCGTCACGGTTAATAACCTCTGTCTTCTGCGTATCTATCCAGAGGCTCGAAATATCTGCAGTCGGGATCGTCTCCAGGACCTTTTTTCGAATGCCGTACCGCGTTATTTTGGCCTTTGCTTCTTCCCTGTCTATCACGGTCTCAAGGAACTGCTCCCTGAAGACATATTTTCTGAAGAGCGGGAAGGTCCCGATAAACAGAACCATGGCGATCGCGT belongs to Nitrospirota bacterium and includes:
- the carB gene encoding carbamoyl-phosphate synthase large subunit, which gives rise to MPKREDIRKILLIGSGPIVIGQACEFDYSGTQACKALRDEGYQVVLVNSNPATIMTDPETADVTYIEPLTVEVLEMIIEKERPDAILPTMGGQTALNLAVKLAEGGILDKYKVELIGAKLHAIKKAEDRELFKQAMLKIGLDLPKSSTVSTLKQGLDAIDQIGFPAIMRPAFTLGGTGGGIAYNIEEYAELLDKGLKLSPVSQILVEESCLGWKEYELEVMRDTKDNVVIICSIENFDPMGVHTGDSITVAPAQTLTDKEYQRMRDASIAIIREIGVDTGGSNIQFALNPETGRMIIIEMNPRVSRSSALASKATGFPIAKIAAKLAVGLTLDEIRNDITRETPASFEPTIDYVVTKFPRFAFEKFPEADPLLTTQMKSVGEAMSIGRTFKESLQKALRSLENGSYGLEEVAGDFEKIKKKLKIPSAERMWYVAQALRTGMTVQEIYEHSMIDPWFLNNLREIIEMEEEIKRSAISGQLSAKADLVRQAKEYGFSDRRLGQLLGLQEAEIRNFRRDNNIRPVYKMVDTCAAEFAAYTPYLYSTYERPFYRLDSLQTGKPASFFDSEAAPTDKQKIVILGSGPNRIGQGIEFDYCCVHAVYALRELGYETIMVNCNPETVSTDYDTADRLYFEPLTIEDVLNIIDAEKPIGVIVQFGGQTPLKLAVPLEREGIKILGTSPDAIDRAEDRKRFKTLLHKLNLKQPESDTVMSVEEAVAAANIIGYPVMVRPSYVLGGRAMEIVYDEDSIRNYMARTVKASPEHPILVDKYLDDAIEVDVDALSDGKDVIIGGVMEHIEEAGIHSGDSACSLPPYSLSKEIIDEIKRQSKELALDLGVIGLMNVQFAVKKDEIYILEVNPRGSRTVPFVSKATGVPLAKLAAKVMTGKTLKELGITTEVQIKHVAVKEAVFPFDKFPGVDTILGPEMKSTGEVMGIDNDFGRAYAKAQAASNNKLPLSGKIVISIRDKDKPGICDLVTRLYAAGFTVVATKGTAKFLNEKGHDVEVINKVTEGRPHIVDLIKNKEVVFVINTVSGAQAKMDSMSIRRSALQYGVPYTTTVSGAKAVVTAIEQLQKKKINIKSIQEYHRDA